One window of Phoenix dactylifera cultivar Barhee BC4 chromosome 5, palm_55x_up_171113_PBpolish2nd_filt_p, whole genome shotgun sequence genomic DNA carries:
- the LOC103707703 gene encoding uncharacterized protein LOC103707703, giving the protein MTRPCAFQDGEEEEVFFDPREDISSASDSCPSSPAVYDPCPEGNLDGPPTDPWYQVWIKNPDSIQERRDRFMRWMGLDLVHSPRRDSADHGQELKVGSEVMPEVDRITLGGGAVLRCSGSEYESSSVPSWSSEGPSASHDGTSEEKSKYRIKNLDDGMMFVVDELGKDGSLRSLREVGSNRIVTLHEFERSFGPPSFIQQLMRREDNALSSSNKTMRRRRIGWLQRLGSVACIVDRQMEENNLCSSGSEQTGCARIQRVKVRPYRKRSKELSAVYKGEDIKAHDGAILTMKFSPDGQFLASGGEDGVVRVWRVMECERNEESDFPEDDPSCLYFTVNHNSELAPLYADKERKAKLRSMRRTSDSACVLIPPEVFRISDKPLHEFHGHDGDVLDLSWSKNNKYLLSSSIDKTVHLWQVGCNSCLKVFCHSNYVTCVQFNPVNEDYFISGSIDGKVRIWEIPGCHVVDWTDTREIVTAVCYRPGGKGVVVGTLTGDCRFYDASDNNLQLEVQIPLLGKRKPPFKRITGFQFCPSDHQKLLVASADSQIRILDGIDVVSKYKGPRNAGSQISASFTADGRHIISACEDSNVYVWDHANQEVPFSNHLKSTWSCERFFSDNVSIAIPWHGLGCRNPVSVTSEVLPSQEDVFLDQAGTTDDSSHHGEDSFGNNTLSLSPSGSFTLSHEFISEFLPKGSATWPEEKLPSSSTTASALCKSQYKFLKSSCQGTSHAWGQVIVTAGLDGRIRSFQNYGLPVRL; this is encoded by the exons ATGACTCGTCCTTGCGCCTTCCAAgacggagaggaggaggaggtgttcTTCGACCCGAGAGAAGACATATCGTCTGCGAGCGATTCGTGCCCCAGCAGCCCGGCAGTCTATGATCCGTGTCCGGAAGGAAATCTCGATGGGCCCCCGACCGACCCTTGGTACCAGGTCTGGATCAAGAATCCTGATAGCATACAGGAGCGGCGAGATAGGTTCATGAGATGGATGGGTCTGGATCTGGTTCACAGTCCCCGTCGAGACTCCGCCGATCATGGCCAGGAACTCAAGGTGGGCAGTGAAGTTATGCCGGAAGTCGATAGAATTACGTTGGGTGGGGGAGCGGTGCTGAGGTGCTCTGGTTCGGAATATGAGTCTTCTTCGGTGCCTAGCTGGTCCAGTGAGGGCCCAAGTGCATCCCATGATGGGACCTCGGAGGAGAAGTCCAAGTACAGAATTAAGAATTTGGATGATGGCATGATGTTTGTCGTGGATGAGTTGGGTAAAGATGGTAGCTTGAGAAGCCTTCGTGAAGTTGGTTCAAATAGGATCGTAACGCTCCACGAGTTCGAGAGAAGCTTTGGTCCACCGTCTTTCATCCAGCAGCTTATGCGGCGAGAGGACAATGCATTGAGCAGTTCCAACAAGACgatgaggaggagaaggatTGGGTGGTTGCAGAGATTGGGCTCTGTGGCTTGCATTGTAGATAGGCAAATGGAGGAGAACAATTTATGTAGCTCTGGTTCGGAGCAGACTGGTTGTGCTAGGATTCAGAGAGTTAAAGTCCGTCCATATAGGAAGCGATCAAAGGAACTATCGGCAGTCTACAAGGGTGAAGACATCAAAGCCCATGATGGTGCAATCTTGACCATGAAATTTAGCCCTGATGGCCAGTTCTTAGCCAGTGGAGGTGAAGACGGAGTCGTGCGTGTGTGGCGTGTGATGGAATGCGAACGAAATGAGGAAAGTGACTTTCCTGAGGATGATCCCTCATGCTTATATTTTACAGTGAACCATAATTCCGAATTAGCTCCCCTGTATGCTGATAAGGAGAGAAAGGCTAAGTTGAGGAGCATGAGGAGGACTTCAGACTCAGCTTGTGTTCTCATTCCTCCAGAGGTTTTTCGGATATCTGATAAGCCACTGCATGAGTTTCATGGACATGATGGTGATGTGTTGGATCTTTCTTGGTCCAAAAATAATAAG TATCTGCTGTCATCATCCATAGACAAAACTGTCCACCTGTGGCAAGTTGGATGCAATAGCTGCCTCAAAGTTTTTTGCCACAGCAATTATG TGACATGTGTTCAATTTAATCCTGTCAACGAGGATTATTTCATCAGTGGCTCTATAGATGGAAAAGTTCGTATCTGGGAAATTCCAGGATGTCATGTAGTGGATTGGACTGATACTAGAGAAATAGTCACTGCTGTCTGTTACCGACCAGGTGGGAAG GGAGTAGTAGTTGGCACCTTGACAGGAGATTGTCGCTTCTATGATGCATCAG ATAATAATCTACAACTAGAGGTTCAGATCCCCCTACTCGGTAAAAGGAAGCCTCCTTTCAAGAGGATAACAGGCTTTCAG TTTTGCCCAAGTGATCATCAAAAACTACTGGTTGCTTCTGCTGACTCACAAATTCGAATTCTTGATGGGATTGATGTCGTCTCCAAATACAAAG GTCCGCGGAATGCTGGAAGTCAGATATCCGCATCATTCACTGCAGATGGGCGGCATATCATTTCTGCCTGCGAGGACTCTAATGTCTATGTATGGGACCACGCTAACCAGGAAGTGCCGTTCTCCAACCACTTGAAGAGTACATGGTCTTGCGAGCGCTTCTTCTCCGACAATGTATCTATTGCAATACCTTGGCATGGCCTGGGATGTAGAAATCCAGTCTCTGTCACTTCCGAGGTTCTCCCCTCGCAAGAAGACGTCTTCCTGGACCAAGCTGGAACTACAGATGACAGTTCCCATCATGGTGAAGATTCTTTTGGCAACAACACACTCTCTCTGTCGCCTTCTGGTAGCTTCACTCTAAGCCATGAGTTCATCTCAGAGTTTCTTCCCAAGGGCTCGGCTACATGGCCTGAGGAAAAGCTTCCCTCGAGCTCCACAACAGCATCTGCCTTGTGTAAATCCCAGTACAAGTTCCTAAAATCCTCTTGCCAGGGCACCTCCCATGCATGGGGTCAAGTTATAGTAACTGCTGGATTGGATGGGAGGATCAGGTCGTTCCAGAATTACGGTCTGCCAGTACGGTTGTAA
- the LOC103707702 gene encoding transcription factor MYB7-like yields the protein MNYLKPDIKRGNIGPDEEDLIIRLHSLLGNRWSLIAGRLPGRTDNEIKNYWNSHLSKRLREQGIEVREGTSKGTSKRARAAQKKTENTNNKSSSHNGKNRQGKRRKKNEVEGTGEITRTKIYVPKPTRLGPTSRNYNLMENSSGSDIPQIENTATSEEQNGDTSMEDLGIINWSDIDQGGFFFGEDVSNHVPACDFPSKDRLLERLYQEYSELLNPEGDQVQMNAFPQTFPL from the coding sequence ATGAACTACCTGAAGCCAGACATCAAGCGTGGCAACATCGggccagatgaagaagatctcaTTATCCGACTTCATTCGTTGCTCGGCAACAGATGGTCTTTGATAGCTGGAAGGCTCCCTGGTCGAACGGATAACGAGATCAAGAACTACTGGAACAGCCATCTCAGTAAGAGGCTCCGAGAGCAAGGAATTGAGGTTAGAGAAGGGACCTCCAAAGGTACATCAAAGCGAGCCCGGGCAGCACAAAAAAAGACCGAGAACACTAATAACAAGAGCAGCAGCCATAACGGCAAGAATCGACAAGgcaagagaaggaaaaagaatgaAGTGGAAGGCACTGGAGAGATTACTAGGACTAAGATCTACGTTCCAAAACCCACAAGGTTGGGACCAACCTCGAGGAACTATAATCTGATGGAGAATAGCAGTGGGTCAGATATTCCTCAGATCGAAAATACTGCTACATCGGAGGAACAGAATGGAGATACCAGCATGGAGGATTTGGGAATTATTAATTGGTCTGATATCGACCAAGGTGGCTTTTTCTTTGGAGAAGATGTTTCGAACCATGTTCCAGCTTGTGATTTCCCCTCAAAGGATAGACTACTTGAAAGGCTGTACCAAGAGTACTCTGAGCTCTTGAACCCAGAGGGAGATCAGGTTCAGATGAATGCTTTTCCTCAGACCTTCCCGCTATGA